ATTCTAAGAAAAAAGTTTATAAACTGCTATTGACAACGCTGGTGGCCTTGATCTTGCGGCTTTTTACGGCAGCACTCGATGCTGTAATCCTCATTTTAGAGGCCATGCAACTAACATCGTCGTTAGCTACCCGACACTTTCTTTAACTTGATTTTGTGTTGTTGCTAACTGCGTCGTCTGACTGCGTTTCATGCGATTGAATGCAATGACTGTGCGACCAATTAAATCCTGTACGTTTACTTGATCCTGCGGCGCATAATCAAGAATTTCGACCAATGCAGAATTTTCATAGCATTTCTGAATGCGACCAACAAAATCATGTTCCATATTGCCATTCGCACGACATAAAACGACCATGCCTTCTTTTGCCTGCTTCATGATTAAGTTCCCCCTTGTTATGTGTTGAGCTAAGGTTAACAGGCCGAAAGTTTTATCGTCAACATAAATGATCAATTATATATAAATTTTCATAATTTCGTCACAATCCCGCCAAAAGGCAGTTGAATGCGCTTTTATTTTTTGACTTTAATTAAAAAAATTCTCAAAATATTGACAAGTCAGCCGCCTCTTTTTACTGAAAAGTGTTGCTTTCATAGATTGAAAAGACGACACCACTTGCAAAAGACGCCCTGCTTCAGTATTGACATCTTCACTGAAAAAGCCAACGATAAGAAACAATAGACTCCAAACAAGGCGATGATTTTCGTGGATAGGCACATTTTTGGTGCAACTTTCTCTTCACTGCGGTCAACCAATTTCCGCCGCTTCTGGATTGGCCAATGTATCTCTGTCATGGGCACTTGGATCCAACGAACAACGCAAACATGGTTGGTCTATCAAATGACCAAATCTGCATTTCTGGTTGGCTTGCTCGCAGCGGCTCAATTTGTTCCTATCATGGCACTCACCTTAATCGCCGGTACGCTCATTGATCGCTACCCCAAACGACGGATTCTTTTGATGACCCAATTTGGTTTTCTAGTCTTGGGTGCTGCCATGACGATCATCACTTTTCTAAAAATTGTTCAATACTGGCAAATTCTGGTAATTGCCTTAGGCTATGGCATTCTTCAAAGTTTTGATACGCCAACTCGACAATCCTATGTTATTGAACTTGTTGGCAAAAAAGACCTCATGAACGGGATTTCATTGAACTCTTCCATTTTCAATTTGGCAAAAATTGCGGGTCCTTCCCTAGCCGGGGTGCTCATGGTCACCATAGGAGTGGCGCCGTGTTTTCTAGTTGACACCTTGAGTTACATTGCCATTATTATTGGTTTATTGATGATTCATCAGCAGCATCCTGTTGCCAGTCACACACCGCGCCACATCATTGCTGATGTCAAAGAAGGGCTTGCTTACATCGTCCACCATGACAACGTTAAATTAAGTGCCGAATTAATGATGATTATTTGCACACTGAACTTTAACAATAATGTCATCATCCCCATCTATGCGCAGGAAGTTTTAGGCCGTGGTGCACAAGGCTATGCCAATCTGCTATCGGCAACAGGGATTGGTTCACTGATTGCAGCGTTCCTCATGAGTTATCTGGCTCGGTTTGGCCTACGCCGCGATTTATACCTTCTAGTGGCATTAGGGACGGCCTTGGTTCAATCGCTGATGATTTTTGTTCACGTTTATTGGTTGGCGATGATTTTTATGGTTGTCATTGGATTTTGCAACATGGTTTTCTTGAATCAATCCAATGCTGCTTTTCAGTTCTCTATCCCCAATGAGTTGCGTGGCCGGATCATGAGCGTCTACGTTCTGCTCAACCAAGGCTCTACGCCCATTGGCAGTTTATACGTCGGTGGTTTAATGGACATGGCTGGCGGCCTGTGGGGGTTTCCTTCCTGTGGTTTGTTGGCGTTGCTGTTAACC
This genomic window from Lacticaseibacillus paracasei subsp. paracasei contains:
- a CDS encoding MFS transporter; this translates as MDRHIFGATFSSLRSTNFRRFWIGQCISVMGTWIQRTTQTWLVYQMTKSAFLVGLLAAAQFVPIMALTLIAGTLIDRYPKRRILLMTQFGFLVLGAAMTIITFLKIVQYWQILVIALGYGILQSFDTPTRQSYVIELVGKKDLMNGISLNSSIFNLAKIAGPSLAGVLMVTIGVAPCFLVDTLSYIAIIIGLLMIHQQHPVASHTPRHIIADVKEGLAYIVHHDNVKLSAELMMIICTLNFNNNVIIPIYAQEVLGRGAQGYANLLSATGIGSLIAAFLMSYLARFGLRRDLYLLVALGTALVQSLMIFVHVYWLAMIFMVVIGFCNMVFLNQSNAAFQFSIPNELRGRIMSVYVLLNQGSTPIGSLYVGGLMDMAGGLWGFPSCGLLALLLTIPILLSHQTTVKHWLHA